In Pseudomonas fluorescens, a genomic segment contains:
- a CDS encoding membrane protein, whose product MLYLLLLLAHLFAALIFIGTVFFEVLILGHLHRHLPIRVMVLVEQGVARRARVLMPWVLLVLFGAGLGMVWLRYLPVLSAPLASAFGTLLTLKLILAASVLLHFLVTMARMRLGTVSARYSRGVHLSLFAHMVAIVLLAKSMFYLSW is encoded by the coding sequence ATGCTTTACCTCCTGTTGCTATTGGCCCACCTGTTCGCCGCGCTGATCTTTATCGGCACGGTGTTTTTCGAGGTGCTGATCCTGGGGCACCTGCACCGGCACCTGCCGATTCGGGTGATGGTGCTGGTGGAGCAGGGTGTCGCCCGGCGCGCCCGGGTGTTGATGCCGTGGGTGCTCTTGGTGCTGTTCGGTGCCGGGCTCGGCATGGTCTGGCTGCGTTACCTGCCAGTGCTGTCGGCACCGTTGGCGTCTGCCTTTGGCACATTGCTGACCCTCAAGCTGATCCTGGCCGCCAGTGTGCTCCTGCACTTTCTGGTGACGATGGCGCGGATGCGCCTGGGCACCGTCAGTGCGCGCTATAGCCGCGGGGTGCATCTGAGCCTGTTCGCGCACATGGTCGCGATCGTGCTGCTGGCCAAGAGTATGTTTTACCTGAGCTGGTAG
- a CDS encoding OprD family outer membrane porin: protein MKHTTCLALAVSLGAAQQAAASGFIDDSKATLDLRNFYYNQDTRNAKAPSDKEWGQAFMFNYQSGFTDGPVGLGLDLQAMYGLRLDASGRAGKAGEDNTPGSVFPLSDGKAANDFSKTGATGKMRISQTQFKAGTLLPKLPVLTTEDGRLLPQTFRGYQVDSKDLKDFNLVAGKMEQVLDRNSSNGQGMSIAGANDPAKGKFSNQFYYGGADYAVSKQLQVQYYYASLENFYQQHFLGLIHNWQLPVGQLKTDLRYFYSTADGKNASAAGRGEGYVSSGYYGAGVNSGKVDNRLWSAMVTYGLHGHSVGLGYQKTTGESDFPHINQGQGRSLYLITNAQSLKFVNAGEQATVGNYTYDFTGLGIPGLKSSVTYIHGSNIRAARRDNSEWERDLRVDYVIPVGTFKGLGLTWRSAVLRGNDTPDKDETRLIVSYSIPLM, encoded by the coding sequence ATGAAACACACCACTTGCCTGGCGCTCGCCGTTTCCCTCGGCGCGGCGCAACAGGCTGCTGCATCGGGTTTTATCGATGACAGCAAAGCCACCCTCGACCTGCGCAACTTCTATTACAACCAGGACACCCGTAACGCCAAGGCGCCCTCCGATAAGGAGTGGGGCCAGGCGTTCATGTTCAACTACCAGTCCGGTTTTACCGACGGGCCAGTAGGCTTGGGCCTTGACCTGCAAGCCATGTACGGCCTGCGCCTGGATGCCTCGGGCCGCGCCGGCAAGGCCGGTGAAGACAACACCCCCGGCAGCGTATTCCCACTGTCCGATGGCAAGGCCGCCAACGACTTCAGCAAGACCGGCGCCACCGGCAAGATGCGTATCTCACAGACCCAGTTCAAGGCCGGCACGCTGCTGCCCAAGTTGCCCGTGCTGACGACCGAAGACGGCCGGCTGTTGCCGCAGACCTTCCGTGGCTATCAGGTCGACTCCAAGGACCTCAAGGACTTCAACCTGGTCGCCGGTAAAATGGAGCAGGTGCTGGACCGCAACTCCAGCAACGGCCAGGGCATGTCCATCGCCGGGGCCAATGACCCGGCCAAGGGCAAGTTCAGCAACCAGTTCTACTACGGTGGGGCGGATTACGCCGTCAGCAAACAACTGCAAGTGCAGTACTACTACGCCAGCCTGGAGAATTTTTACCAGCAGCACTTCCTGGGCCTGATCCATAACTGGCAGTTGCCGGTGGGGCAGCTCAAGACCGACCTGCGCTATTTCTACAGCACGGCCGACGGCAAGAATGCCAGCGCCGCCGGGCGTGGCGAAGGCTATGTCAGTTCGGGGTACTACGGGGCGGGCGTCAATTCCGGCAAGGTCGACAACCGCCTGTGGAGCGCAATGGTGACCTATGGCTTGCACGGGCACTCCGTGGGCCTGGGCTATCAAAAGACCACTGGCGAAAGTGATTTTCCCCATATCAACCAGGGCCAGGGCCGTTCGCTGTACCTGATCACCAACGCCCAGTCGCTGAAGTTCGTCAATGCCGGCGAACAGGCCACGGTGGGCAACTACACCTACGACTTTACCGGCCTGGGCATTCCGGGGCTGAAGTCGAGCGTGACCTATATCCACGGCAGCAACATCCGCGCGGCGCGTCGCGACAACAGTGAGTGGGAGCGCGATTTGCGCGTCGACTACGTGATCCCCGTGGGGACGTTCAAAGGCCTGGGCCTGACCTGGCGCAGCGCGGTATTGCGCGGCAATGACACACCCGACAAGGATGAGACGCGCCTGATCGTCAGCTACAGCATCCCGCTGATGTAG
- a CDS encoding putative natural product biosynthesis protein, producing the protein MNHHLPAGASRLVSKASRRLRAEPLRPEYPSNARCFVHLDARLLPYWHTVFDICPALLKLDPPEGLNLFRSFMTWAYHNQPPQDWTWHLNVCRWLLGSAYRGQIDEEPIETFMAAAAACWINTDDSQAQGVVLGWQGVRVFDCKGSAHVGCEAPVLAPLPWDFAWCPLMSPKGFSAWLPVP; encoded by the coding sequence ATGAATCATCACCTGCCTGCAGGCGCCAGCCGCCTGGTCAGCAAGGCATCGCGTCGCCTGCGTGCTGAACCCTTGCGGCCTGAATACCCAAGCAATGCCCGCTGTTTCGTGCACCTGGATGCACGCCTGTTGCCGTATTGGCACACCGTGTTCGACATCTGCCCGGCGCTGCTCAAGCTCGACCCGCCGGAGGGGCTGAACCTGTTTCGCAGCTTCATGACCTGGGCGTATCACAACCAGCCTCCCCAGGACTGGACGTGGCACCTGAATGTCTGCCGCTGGCTGCTGGGTTCGGCGTACCGCGGGCAGATTGATGAAGAGCCCATCGAAACCTTCATGGCGGCGGCTGCGGCGTGCTGGATCAACACGGATGACAGCCAGGCCCAGGGCGTGGTCCTGGGCTGGCAAGGCGTGCGCGTGTTCGACTGCAAAGGCTCCGCGCACGTCGGCTGCGAAGCGCCCGTGCTGGCGCCCCTGCCGTGGGACTTTGCCTGGTGCCCGCTGATGTCGCCGAAGGGTTTCAGCGCGTGGTTGCCGGTGCCCTGA
- a CDS encoding DUF2946 domain-containing protein yields the protein MKLSRPDRSLIVWTLYFCVLMNLFACGLGHGQMMGQQLNGIGGAFCGVDGKPAPLSDKGLGAPSSSNISNYFACPVYNAVTVALVFLIGLAWLLGLGQAPRPAHERRNKAPPRYSWPSANPRASPAF from the coding sequence ATGAAATTGAGCCGCCCCGACCGTTCCCTGATTGTCTGGACCCTGTACTTCTGCGTGCTGATGAACCTGTTCGCGTGCGGTTTGGGCCATGGCCAGATGATGGGCCAGCAGCTCAATGGGATCGGTGGCGCGTTCTGTGGGGTGGACGGCAAACCGGCGCCACTTTCCGACAAAGGGCTGGGCGCGCCGTCTTCCAGCAACATCTCGAACTACTTTGCCTGCCCGGTGTACAACGCTGTCACCGTCGCCCTGGTGTTCCTGATCGGCCTCGCCTGGCTGCTGGGCCTCGGGCAAGCCCCGCGCCCGGCCCATGAGCGGCGCAACAAGGCGCCGCCGCGTTATTCCTGGCCCTCGGCCAACCCCCGCGCCTCTCCCGCCTTCTGA
- a CDS encoding SCO family protein, whose amino-acid sequence MSTLFTRRKVLTGMGLLGLGLLAGCDNSPKLNFKYGKDLSDKIMGRTFKLKNTEGDTVTLSSYRGLMPVVFFGFTQCPAVCPTTLARAAQAKKLMGRDGEIMQVIFITLDPERDTPEILDKYVKAFDPSFEALYGTPEEIAVAAKEFGIFYEKIPAGDTYTLSHTATSFVFDTRGNLRLGLQASLTAKECAEDLLTVMEVC is encoded by the coding sequence ATGAGTACGTTATTCACCCGCCGCAAGGTCCTGACCGGCATGGGCCTGTTGGGTCTGGGCCTGCTGGCCGGTTGTGACAACAGCCCCAAGTTGAACTTCAAATACGGCAAGGACTTGAGCGACAAGATCATGGGCCGCACCTTCAAGCTCAAGAACACCGAGGGCGACACCGTCACCCTCAGTTCCTACCGTGGCCTGATGCCGGTGGTGTTCTTCGGTTTCACCCAGTGCCCGGCCGTGTGCCCGACCACCCTCGCCCGCGCCGCCCAGGCCAAGAAGCTGATGGGCCGCGACGGCGAGATCATGCAGGTGATCTTCATCACCCTCGACCCGGAACGCGACACGCCCGAGATTCTCGACAAATACGTCAAGGCCTTCGACCCCAGCTTCGAAGCGCTCTACGGCACCCCGGAAGAAATCGCCGTGGCCGCCAAGGAGTTCGGGATTTTTTATGAAAAGATCCCGGCCGGCGACACCTACACCCTGTCCCACACGGCCACCAGTTTCGTGTTCGATACCCGTGGCAACCTGCGCCTGGGCCTGCAGGCATCCCTTACCGCTAAAGAGTGCGCAGAAGACCTGCTCACCGTCATGGAGGTCTGCTAA
- a CDS encoding copper chaperone PCu(A)C, whose protein sequence is MTAVQHLKRFTFGLTLLGLAAHASAQVQVTDAWVRATVPGQPASGAFMTVTADSDSKLLSVASPVAKDVQIHEMSMKDDVMRMGPVDSVALPAGQAVKLDPDGYHVMLMGLTGQIKEGDQVPLTLTVQNAKGEKQTVEVQAKARGLDGMDHSKMH, encoded by the coding sequence ATGACTGCCGTTCAACACCTCAAGCGCTTCACCTTTGGCCTGACCCTGCTGGGCCTCGCCGCCCATGCCAGCGCCCAGGTGCAAGTCACCGACGCCTGGGTACGCGCCACCGTGCCGGGCCAACCGGCCAGCGGCGCGTTCATGACCGTGACCGCCGACAGCGACAGCAAGCTGCTCAGCGTGGCCTCGCCGGTGGCCAAGGACGTGCAGATCCATGAGATGAGCATGAAGGACGACGTGATGCGCATGGGCCCGGTGGACTCGGTGGCCCTGCCGGCGGGCCAGGCGGTCAAGCTCGACCCGGACGGTTACCACGTGATGCTGATGGGCCTGACCGGGCAGATCAAGGAAGGCGACCAGGTGCCGCTGACCTTGACGGTGCAGAATGCCAAGGGCGAGAAGCAGACCGTCGAGGTCCAGGCCAAGGCGCGTGGGCTGGATGGCATGGACCATAGCAAGATGCATTGA
- a CDS encoding filamentous hemagglutinin N-terminal domain-containing protein, with translation MTIKPTLMALSLAMAMATSAVAAPVNPVIVNGQVTFTQDGNTLTVTNSPNAIINWSSFSIAQGELVRFVQQSSNSSVLNRITGQDPSVILGTLQSNGRVFLINPNGIVFGAGAQIDVGGLVASSLAISNADFLSGNRRFSADGPAGQVSNQGAITTPSGGQVYLIAPDVNNTGIITTPQGETVLAAGHSVQLVDSTNPGMHVLVSADKDQALNLGTVIAQGGTIGIYGALVNQRGTLNANSAVVGANGKVVLKSSRTTLLEAGSSTTATGVEGGGDIHVLGEQVGVMGNARIDASGQRGGGRVLIGGDYQGKNPAILNAKHSYVSQDARISADALASGNGGKIIVWGNDTTRVYGTLSARGGAASGNGGLVETSGHFLDVAGARVDTRAALGTAGFWQLDPANILVTSFLSGPSASLGDVSAFANAPGADSEIDADLLSNATSNVLLQATHDITFYTGVNNTNSGVGLTAQAGNDIHVNSLIRFSGDITLAANHDGAGTASGSGRVFTEGVPTAGGRLTITDVDRPPVEPPKPVTVPPSADICTLAPNSALCQVLSPPTAREPNNPVQMATNEVIKTVNRSSSSVMDTASSGIPAEKSRGPSVPANKAEGNTDASTDQGDKHEPAKKLYCN, from the coding sequence ATGACAATCAAACCTACCTTGATGGCGCTGTCCCTGGCGATGGCGATGGCCACCAGTGCGGTGGCGGCCCCGGTCAACCCGGTGATCGTCAACGGCCAGGTGACGTTTACCCAGGATGGCAACACCCTGACCGTCACCAACAGCCCCAATGCAATCATCAACTGGTCGAGCTTCTCCATCGCCCAGGGCGAGCTGGTGCGGTTTGTACAACAGAGCAGCAACAGCAGCGTGCTCAACCGTATCACCGGCCAGGACCCCAGCGTGATCCTCGGTACCTTGCAGTCCAACGGGCGGGTGTTTCTGATCAACCCCAACGGCATCGTGTTCGGTGCCGGGGCGCAGATCGATGTCGGCGGCCTGGTGGCGTCGAGCCTGGCGATTTCCAACGCGGACTTCCTCTCGGGCAACCGGCGTTTCTCCGCTGACGGGCCGGCTGGCCAGGTCAGCAACCAGGGCGCGATTACCACGCCGTCGGGGGGCCAGGTGTACCTGATCGCGCCGGATGTGAACAACACCGGCATCATCACCACGCCCCAGGGCGAGACGGTGCTGGCGGCGGGGCACTCGGTGCAGTTGGTGGACTCCACTAATCCAGGCATGCACGTGCTGGTGTCGGCGGATAAGGACCAGGCGCTGAACCTGGGCACCGTGATTGCCCAAGGCGGTACCATCGGTATCTACGGTGCACTGGTCAACCAGCGCGGCACGCTGAACGCCAACAGTGCCGTGGTCGGCGCCAACGGCAAGGTGGTGCTCAAGTCCAGCCGTACCACCTTGCTCGAAGCCGGTAGCAGCACCACCGCCACGGGCGTCGAGGGGGGTGGTGACATACACGTGCTGGGCGAGCAGGTCGGTGTGATGGGCAATGCGCGCATCGATGCCAGCGGCCAGCGTGGCGGTGGCCGTGTGCTGATTGGCGGTGACTACCAAGGCAAGAACCCGGCCATCCTGAACGCCAAACACAGTTATGTGAGCCAGGACGCGCGGATTTCCGCCGACGCCCTGGCCAGCGGCAATGGCGGCAAGATCATCGTATGGGGCAATGACACGACGCGGGTCTATGGCACGCTGTCGGCTCGCGGCGGCGCGGCCTCGGGCAACGGCGGCCTTGTCGAGACGTCCGGGCATTTCCTGGATGTGGCCGGCGCGCGGGTCGACACACGTGCGGCCCTCGGCACGGCGGGCTTCTGGCAGCTGGACCCGGCGAATATCCTGGTTACCTCGTTCCTGTCCGGCCCTTCGGCTTCACTGGGCGATGTGTCGGCTTTCGCCAATGCACCGGGCGCCGACAGTGAAATCGATGCCGACCTGCTGTCCAACGCGACCTCCAATGTGTTGTTGCAAGCCACCCACGACATCACGTTCTACACGGGGGTCAACAACACCAACAGCGGTGTCGGCCTCACGGCGCAGGCGGGTAACGACATTCATGTCAATTCGCTGATCCGGTTCAGCGGAGATATCACCCTGGCCGCCAACCATGACGGCGCCGGCACGGCCAGCGGCAGCGGGCGGGTGTTTACCGAGGGCGTGCCCACCGCTGGCGGGCGCTTGACGATCACTGACGTCGACCGGCCGCCTGTCGAGCCCCCGAAGCCTGTCACAGTGCCGCCCAGCGCCGATATTTGTACGTTGGCGCCGAACTCGGCGTTGTGCCAGGTGCTGTCGCCACCCACGGCGAGAGAGCCGAACAACCCGGTGCAAATGGCAACGAATGAGGTCATCAAGACCGTGAACCGGTCGTCCTCCAGCGTTATGGACACTGCCTCCTCCGGTATTCCGGCTGAAAAAAGCCGGGGCCCCTCAGTACCCGCTAACAAGGCGGAAGGCAATACAGACGCTTCCACTGATCAGGGCGATAAACATGAACCCGCTAAAAAGCTGTACTGCAATTAA
- a CDS encoding ShlB/FhaC/HecB family hemolysin secretion/activation protein: MIDRFMLLLVPASLAVCTSFAVAADSEPLSPRFDITRFEVRGNTLLPADALAQSVAPFVGAQRDFSDVAKAQEALEDVFHRQGYPLVRIDLPEQELNGGVVVLDVVQVRIGQVTVAGNQHFSTANVRQSLSALQEGTSPDLAAVSKSLKLANENPAKQTVMKLKTGAAADTVDADVQVSDESPWSAALNLDNSGSKETGRTYVGAVLQNANMFGRDQVMSLQYTTTVEKPERVSVYGLGYHLPLYVLGDSLDFFTSYSDVDSGTVTAGIFDLAVSGRGTIFGTRYNHNLATVGNYQSKLVYGIDYKAYKSSLELFDVQLGNDITVHPLSLGYQGTWVRLDGDANIGLSLLHNIPGGSKGQQSDFDLARAHARDDYTALRFATSLTQILPAAWQLRAALNGQYTKDALVPGEQFGAGGAASVRGFREREVSNDSGVVGNLEAYTPPLCLGGSWQCRALAFYDAGYLTRNNALPGEFEHISLSSAGLGVRLIYRRNLNLQMDYGHALHAEASDTQRGDDRLHVRLSLAF; encoded by the coding sequence ATGATTGACCGTTTCATGCTGTTGCTGGTGCCCGCCTCATTGGCGGTGTGCACCTCGTTCGCAGTGGCCGCTGATAGCGAGCCGTTGTCGCCACGCTTCGATATCACCCGCTTTGAGGTGCGCGGTAATACGCTGCTGCCCGCCGATGCACTGGCGCAGAGTGTGGCGCCGTTCGTGGGGGCCCAGCGCGATTTCAGCGATGTGGCCAAGGCCCAGGAGGCGCTTGAAGACGTCTTCCACCGACAAGGCTATCCACTGGTGCGCATCGACCTGCCTGAGCAGGAGTTGAACGGTGGTGTGGTGGTGCTGGACGTGGTGCAAGTGCGGATTGGCCAGGTGACGGTCGCCGGCAACCAGCATTTCAGCACGGCCAACGTGCGCCAGTCGCTGTCGGCGCTGCAAGAGGGCACCTCGCCTGACCTGGCGGCGGTGTCCAAGAGCCTCAAGCTGGCCAACGAAAACCCGGCCAAGCAGACCGTGATGAAACTCAAGACTGGTGCGGCCGCCGATACGGTGGACGCCGACGTGCAAGTCAGCGATGAGTCGCCATGGAGCGCTGCGCTGAACCTGGACAACAGTGGCTCCAAGGAAACCGGGCGCACCTACGTCGGTGCCGTGTTGCAGAACGCCAATATGTTCGGGCGCGACCAGGTGATGAGCCTGCAATACACCACCACCGTGGAGAAGCCCGAGCGTGTCAGTGTCTACGGCCTGGGCTACCACCTGCCGCTGTATGTGCTGGGCGACTCCCTGGACTTTTTCACCAGTTACTCGGATGTCGACAGCGGTACGGTGACGGCGGGCATCTTCGACCTGGCCGTCAGCGGCCGCGGCACGATCTTCGGCACGCGCTACAACCACAACCTGGCGACGGTGGGTAATTACCAATCCAAGCTGGTCTATGGCATCGACTACAAGGCCTATAAAAGCAGCCTGGAGCTGTTCGATGTGCAACTGGGCAACGACATCACCGTGCACCCCCTCAGCCTGGGTTACCAAGGCACCTGGGTGCGCCTGGATGGCGACGCGAATATCGGCCTGTCGCTGTTGCACAACATCCCCGGCGGGTCCAAGGGCCAACAGAGTGATTTCGACCTGGCGCGTGCCCATGCACGGGATGACTACACGGCATTGCGCTTTGCCACGAGCCTCACGCAGATCCTGCCGGCCGCCTGGCAGTTGCGCGCGGCGTTGAACGGCCAGTACACCAAGGATGCCCTGGTGCCCGGCGAGCAGTTTGGCGCCGGCGGCGCGGCGTCGGTGCGTGGCTTCCGTGAGCGCGAGGTGAGCAACGACTCGGGTGTGGTCGGCAACCTCGAAGCCTACACGCCGCCGTTGTGCCTGGGGGGCAGTTGGCAGTGCCGCGCCCTGGCGTTCTACGACGCCGGCTACCTGACGCGTAACAACGCGCTGCCCGGTGAGTTCGAACACATCAGCCTGAGCAGCGCAGGCCTGGGTGTGCGCCTGATCTACCGACGCAACCTCAATCTGCAAATGGATTACGGCCATGCCTTGCACGCCGAAGCCAGTGATACCCAGCGCGGCGATGATCGCCTGCACGTCCGTCTCAGCCTGGCCTTTTGA
- a CDS encoding DHCW motif cupin fold protein, producing MELTAVPFGTTDWSTVEPELHPGVTGNAVWRTRHFGTTRVRWVEYSPGYLADHWCWRGHVLLCLEGELHTELEDGRQFTLTAGMSYQVGNDMEGHRSSTATGAKLFIVD from the coding sequence ATGGAACTCACTGCTGTCCCGTTTGGCACCACCGACTGGTCCACTGTCGAACCCGAACTTCACCCCGGTGTTACCGGCAATGCGGTATGGCGCACCCGCCACTTCGGCACCACCCGCGTGCGCTGGGTCGAATACAGCCCCGGCTACCTGGCCGATCACTGGTGCTGGCGCGGGCATGTGCTGCTGTGCCTCGAAGGCGAGTTGCACACGGAGTTGGAAGACGGCCGCCAGTTCACGCTGACGGCCGGGATGAGTTACCAGGTGGGCAATGACATGGAAGGGCATCGTTCATCCACCGCCACTGGGGCCAAGCTGTTTATTGTGGATTAA
- a CDS encoding GNAT family N-acetyltransferase — protein sequence MHTIRTMTPSDYAAVLALMQDTPGISLREADSREATERYLARNPGLSFVAEREGRLIGCVMCGHDGRRGYLQHLLVLPAYRRQGIAQALTQRCLNELEALGIYKCHLDVFKTNTPAAQYWQGQGWQLRTDIDRYSFTRSGNENA from the coding sequence ATGCACACGATCCGCACCATGACGCCCTCCGATTACGCCGCCGTCCTTGCGCTGATGCAAGACACGCCCGGCATCTCCCTGCGTGAGGCCGACTCCCGCGAGGCCACCGAGCGCTATCTGGCGCGCAACCCCGGGCTGAGCTTTGTCGCTGAACGCGAAGGCCGGTTGATCGGCTGTGTGATGTGCGGCCATGATGGGCGTCGCGGTTACCTGCAACATCTGCTGGTGCTGCCGGCCTATCGACGCCAGGGCATCGCGCAGGCGTTGACCCAGCGCTGCCTCAACGAACTGGAGGCACTGGGCATCTACAAATGCCACCTGGATGTATTCAAGACCAACACCCCTGCGGCCCAGTATTGGCAAGGCCAGGGCTGGCAATTACGTACCGATATCGACCGTTACTCATTCACCCGGTCGGGCAATGAAAATGCATGA
- a CDS encoding AraC family transcriptional regulator: MDKRNWIELSQDADTGIESIRAHFQGHAYDPHWHDSFLVGVTEQGVQQFNCRRVRHLSTPGKVFMLEPGEIHDGHAPTEEGFTYSMLYLDPHWLERELHGLFEHAPANSQPGFADTLSQEPGLATAVYHAFHVLHEGDLRIVRQSAIDTLLGSLTCHLDWRKRRAFDPRLPLVAQVARDYLHAHVYEDIGLDDLAQACGVDRFRLTRAFKAAFGLAPHAYLIQLRLAKARQLLARGESPAQVASALGFSDQSHMGRWFRRAYQLTPADYRKRCSNLPD; this comes from the coding sequence GTGGATAAACGCAACTGGATTGAGCTGTCCCAGGATGCCGATACCGGGATTGAATCGATTCGTGCCCATTTTCAGGGGCATGCCTACGATCCGCACTGGCATGACAGTTTTCTGGTGGGGGTCACCGAACAAGGGGTGCAGCAGTTCAATTGCCGACGCGTGCGCCATCTTAGTACGCCGGGCAAGGTATTCATGTTGGAGCCGGGGGAAATCCACGATGGGCATGCGCCGACCGAGGAAGGGTTTACCTATTCCATGCTCTACCTTGATCCGCACTGGCTTGAACGGGAGTTGCATGGGTTGTTCGAGCACGCGCCAGCCAACAGTCAACCGGGCTTTGCCGACACCCTGAGCCAGGAACCGGGTTTGGCCACTGCCGTTTATCACGCCTTCCACGTGCTCCATGAGGGTGACTTGCGCATCGTGCGCCAGAGCGCCATTGATACCTTGTTGGGGTCGCTCACTTGCCACCTTGATTGGCGCAAGCGGCGGGCCTTCGACCCGCGTCTGCCGTTGGTGGCCCAGGTCGCGCGTGACTATCTGCATGCCCATGTCTACGAGGACATTGGGCTGGATGATCTGGCTCAAGCCTGTGGGGTTGATCGCTTTCGCCTGACGCGGGCCTTCAAGGCAGCCTTTGGGCTGGCGCCTCATGCTTATCTGATCCAGCTGCGTCTGGCCAAGGCGCGGCAGCTGCTGGCGCGGGGCGAGTCGCCGGCGCAGGTGGCCAGTGCGCTCGGATTCTCCGATCAAAGCCATATGGGGCGCTGGTTCCGCCGTGCCTACCAGCTCACGCCAGCGGACTACCGTAAGCGCTGCTCAAACCTTCCAGACTGA
- a CDS encoding LysE family translocator codes for MESLLPFLLFAFVASITPGPTNILVLSHSSRWGLGATLPIIFGACVAAALIVFAVGLGVGETLLRFPRVQQTMAWAGVLWLSWLAWQIFQSAPPSLNPPPRDEGLSVFGAATLQLLNPKVWMMAVAVTSVFAGGGDKTMRLLVLSLVFLSVSLPCMTLWALLGVGSARFFGSPQAFKRVNYALAFLLLVSAWLTVLV; via the coding sequence ATGGAGTCGCTGCTGCCTTTCCTGCTGTTTGCGTTCGTGGCCTCGATCACCCCGGGGCCAACCAATATTCTGGTGCTGAGCCACAGTTCGCGGTGGGGGCTGGGCGCTACGCTGCCGATCATTTTTGGCGCATGCGTGGCGGCGGCGCTGATTGTGTTTGCAGTCGGGCTTGGCGTGGGCGAGACGCTGCTGCGGTTTCCCCGCGTGCAACAGACGATGGCCTGGGCCGGGGTGCTCTGGTTGAGTTGGCTGGCCTGGCAGATCTTTCAAAGCGCGCCGCCGTCCCTGAACCCGCCCCCGCGCGACGAGGGCCTGAGCGTGTTCGGTGCCGCCACCCTGCAATTGCTCAACCCCAAAGTCTGGATGATGGCGGTGGCGGTGACGAGCGTGTTTGCCGGTGGCGGCGACAAGACCATGCGGCTGCTGGTGTTGTCGCTGGTGTTTCTGTCGGTATCCTTGCCGTGCATGACCCTGTGGGCATTGCTCGGCGTAGGCAGTGCTCGGTTTTTTGGTTCACCACAGGCGTTCAAACGCGTGAACTATGCACTGGCTTTTTTGCTGCTGGTGTCGGCCTGGTTGACGGTGCTGGTGTAG
- a CDS encoding LysR family transcriptional regulator → MSFDGRMLANISVLAAIVHSGSFARAAEALGMSPSGVSRAVTRLESSIGIRLFDRTTRSVTLTDEGRQLYAQISPLLAGIGDAVTLATGASTAVQGRLRVNVDAFFAGRMLAPHIDKFLQRHPNLELELTVRDQLGDLVAEGFDIAVRFGQPPSSSLVARRLLDTRTVTVASPDYLKRRGRPNTPGDLAGHSCIQMKSAMTGLPLDWEYGSAGEKITLRTSGRLLVNESSTLIAACVGGAGVARVKASGVKDLLADNSLVEILQDWQGESFHLYALYPSRHLPPAKVSAFIDFVTEVLDLSEPAAHSYRARSTTRVKAVTDVG, encoded by the coding sequence ATGAGTTTCGACGGTCGCATGCTCGCTAACATCAGTGTTCTGGCTGCCATCGTGCATAGCGGCAGCTTTGCGCGGGCTGCCGAAGCTTTAGGCATGTCGCCCTCAGGGGTCAGCCGTGCGGTGACTCGCCTGGAATCGAGTATTGGCATTCGCTTGTTTGACCGGACGACGCGCTCAGTCACCCTGACAGATGAAGGTCGGCAGCTCTACGCGCAAATCAGCCCCCTGCTGGCTGGCATTGGTGATGCCGTCACGCTCGCGACCGGCGCATCCACGGCGGTGCAAGGGCGTTTGCGGGTCAATGTCGATGCATTCTTTGCAGGCCGAATGCTCGCGCCTCACATCGACAAGTTTTTGCAGCGCCATCCTAACCTTGAACTCGAACTCACCGTCCGCGATCAGCTCGGCGACCTGGTCGCCGAAGGTTTCGATATCGCGGTGCGGTTCGGTCAGCCACCTTCATCATCGTTGGTGGCCCGCAGGCTACTCGACACGCGAACGGTCACCGTGGCCTCCCCTGACTACCTCAAGCGACGTGGCCGCCCAAATACACCTGGCGATCTGGCAGGACACTCATGTATCCAGATGAAAAGCGCCATGACGGGCCTGCCATTGGATTGGGAGTATGGGTCGGCAGGCGAGAAGATCACCCTGCGTACCAGCGGCCGCTTGCTGGTGAATGAGTCCAGCACACTTATCGCGGCCTGCGTTGGCGGTGCAGGCGTGGCGCGGGTCAAGGCCAGTGGGGTCAAGGACCTGCTGGCCGACAACAGCCTGGTTGAGATACTTCAAGATTGGCAGGGGGAGAGCTTTCACCTGTACGCGCTCTACCCCTCTCGCCACCTGCCTCCTGCAAAGGTCAGCGCATTCATCGATTTCGTGACAGAGGTATTGGATCTGTCCGAACCTGCGGCGCACAGCTATCGGGCTCGTTCTACAACCCGAGTCAAGGCGGTTACAGACGTCGGTTGA